In Saccopteryx bilineata isolate mSacBil1 unplaced genomic scaffold, mSacBil1_pri_phased_curated manual_scaffold_82, whole genome shotgun sequence, the sequence TCCTAATGGGCTGCCTCCAGCGGTGCCTATCTGGAGTTTAATTTTAAACGTTAATCCAGCATCAAATCCTGACACATACATTCTTAAACCCCACTGCCTGCCTTTTAGCCATGTATTATCCTGTCTTCATCCATGGTGTGTAAATGTAATATTCAGTGGGTTACAGGTGAAATTGGTACATGGTCCCGCTCCAGACCACATGACTGTCCGAGTGGCCTTGGCATGATTATATCCCCAATTTGTAGGATTCCCATCCCCCAGGCAAGAGGAGGACTTACTCAACCCTGGAGTATTTCCCCAGGTGGCTTGAGTTACAGTAATAACATCCCTGGAGGAGGTAGGTCTCCAATAAGTTGTTCCAGTAGTTTCACATCCCCATGCCTTACAATAGAAGTCCCCTAAACCCCCACAGTCCCAAGCAACCTTCTGATTCCGACCATCGCGAGGACAAACATAGAAATCAGTCCTTCTAGTGCCTGCCCTTAGCTTCGGATCCGCACACCCAAACCCCCGTCCTGTAGGTCCATTTCCCCCACACAGGCATTGGCCAGATTTGCAGGGAGGTGGGTCACTTGGGTCAACAGTAGGAATATCCCAAGTTTTTAACCCCGCTGCGAGTTGACAAAGGTCTGGATACAGGGACGGTCACCAAGTCCAGGGGGGATAGTCATTGGAAGTCACTTCCCATACTATGTCACTGGTCCCCGATATCACCTGCCATGTCTGCCGGGTCGGTTGGTGGGGATTTGTTGCGGCGGCGGACACGCAGCTTGAGGGGATTATCTGTTTTATCCACTGTCCACTGGTcatcaggagcaggagcaggcttgAGGTGTGAAATATGGATCCAAGCAGTGATGCCATCGACCTTTACAGCAGTGGGTGTGATGAGGAGGACTTGGTAGGGTCCCTTCCAGCGGGGTTCGAGGGTCCGGTGTTGGTGTCTCCGGACGTAGATGAAGTCCCTGACTTGGTAGTGATGTGGGGTCCCGTCTCCTGCCGGCTGGTAAAGGTCAGACAACTGCTTCCATAGGCAATGTTGTACTCTGGTCAGGGCCTGTAACCTAATGGACAAAGGGGTATTTGGGATATTTAAGTCAGAGGGGGATAAATCCCAAATAGGTGGAGGGGttccaaaaagtatttcaaaggggGTTAGGTTAGTTTTAGCAGAAGGGGTATTCCGAGCCCGGAAAAGAGCATATGGTAGGAGCATTACCCAATCTCTATGGCCAGTCTCTATGACTAATTTAGTTAAggtctctttaattgttctattcattctctctacctgtcctgaactttggggtctaTAAGCACAATGTAGTTTCCAATCAATCCCCAATATTTTGGCTACCCCCTGGCTTACCTGGGCCACAAATGCTGGTCCATTATCAGACCCTATTACCTTTGGAAGGCCAAATCTAGGAAAGATTTCTTTCATAATCTTCTTAATTACCACCGCTGCCATCTCATGCTTGGTAGGgaaggcttctacccatcctgaaaaggtgtctacAAAAACTAAGAGATACCTTAGTCCATACTTGGCAGGTTTTACCTCAGTGAAGTCTACTTCCCAATATTGGCCTGGTCTGGTGCCTCGGAGACGGGTTCCACTGGTTCCTTTTGTTGGGTAGGCATTCACCATTTGGCAGGCCTTACAAGCTTTGACTATTTCCTTTGCTATTTGCCTCTTCTCGGGGgtggtcaatgttttatcatctTGAAGCAGTTGTACCAGTTTGTCAGTCCCAAGGTGGGTAAGATGGTGGGCCATCTGGAGGAACTTCTGAACATCCTCAGGTTCCTCTAAGTGGGTCAGGGTGGGGGATGGCTCTGCTTTTATAGTGAGGATGTTGGAGGCAGTCCTCATGGCTACCGCTCGAGCCTCTTCATCCGCCCTCCTGTTGTCTTTTGCTACTGGGTCTTGCCCTTTCTGGTGCCCAGGGCAATGGACAATGGCTAGCTCCCGTGGGAGCATGATAGCATCTAAGAGGGCTAGGATTTCTTGTTTGTGTTTAATGTCTTTGCCTGCTGATGTAAGCAGGCCCctttctttgtaaattgccccatGCACATGTGCAGTAGCAAATGCGTACCTGCTGTCCGTGTAGACGGTGGCCCGTTTACCACTAGCTAGTTCCAAGGCCTTTGTTAGAGCTATTAGTTCTGCCTTTTGAGCTGAGGTTCCTGGGGCAAGTCTCTCTGaccagattatttttttcttgtctaccACCGCATCCCCAGCTCGGCGTTCTCCTTCATACAGAAAACTGCTTCCATCAGTATACCAAATTAAGTCAGATTGTGGCAATGGTGTGTCCCGCAAGTCTTTCTGGATCCCAGCTTCCTCGGCTAGGATATCCCTGCACTGATGGTGGACagttcccccctcctccctgggtAGCAGGGTGGCTGGGTTCAAAACAGTTGGAGAGCCAAAGGTGATCCTGTCTTTATCTAACAGGAGGCTTTGGTAATGAGTAATGCGGGAATTAGTTAACCAGCGGTCTGGAGGTTGTCTTATTATGCTTTCCAGGGCATGGGGGGCGACAACAGTCAATTTCTGGCCCAGAGTCAGTTTGTCAGCATCTTTGACTAGGAGGGCCACAACGGCAATCACCCGTAGGCACCCCGGCCACCCTTTTGCAACTGTATCTAACCTCTTAGAAAGATAGGCTACTGGCCGTTTCCAGGGTCCCAGAGACTGAGTCAATACTCCTTTAGCTATCCCTTCCTTCTCGTCTACATAGAGAGTGAAAGGCTTCTCTATGTTGGGGAGTGCCAAGGCCGGGGCTGACAACTGTGCCCTCTTGATTTGGTCAAAGGCCTTTTGCTGTTCATCTCCCCAGGTATATTCAGTTCCATCCTTTAACAAGGGGTAAAGAGGGGCGGCTAGTACAGCAAAGCCAGGTATCCATAGTCTGCAAAAACCTGCTGTGCCTAAGAATTCCCTGAGGCCCTTCCGATTTTTCGGAGGCGGGATTTGAGTAACAGTCTTTTTCCTCGCCTCAGTTAGCCATCTCTTACCGTCTCGGAGAGAGTAGCCCAGGAAGGTGACTTCGggttggcagatctgggcctttttGGCGGATGCCCGGTATCCCAGTTTGGCCAGTTCGGCAAGCAGTATTTCAGTTCCTTGTTTGCACTGCTCTCTGGTGGCGGCTGCAAGTAACAGATTATCAACATACTGCAACAGAGTTACCTCAGGGGTGGAGGCTCGGTAAGCACTCAAATCCTGGTGCAGCGCTTCGTCAAAGATGGTGGGAGAGTTCTTGAAGCCCTGGGGTAGCCGCGTCCAGGTGAGCTGTCCACTGAGTCCATTCTCAGGGTCTGTCCATTAGAAAGCAAACAGGGGTTGGCAGTCCTCATGCAGGCGCAAgcagaagaaggcatctttcaggtCCAGTACTGTATACCACTTCCTGTCAGGACTGAGGGTACTGAGGAGGTTGTAAGGGTTTGGGACCGTTGGATGTATGTCCATTACTCGACTGTTAACCTCTCTCAAATCCTGGACTGGTCTATAGTCCCCTGTCCCTGGTTTCTTTACCGGTAGCAGGGGGGTGTTCCATTCTGATTGACAAGGCCTCAGGATCCCCTGTCCTAGTAGCCTCTTGAGGTGAGGCCTAATGCCTTCTCAGGCCTTTCTACTCATGTAGTATTGTTTGACCCTTACGGGGGTGGCGGAGGGCTTTAGGTATACTACCACCAGAGGCCTTTGTACAGCTAATCCTGGCCCTGCCATttctgcccaggcctctgggaaGCTCTGAAGCCACCTGTCCTCTGTTGAATGGGGTCCGGGGGCAGGGGTCTCATACAGTTTATACTCATCTTCAGCAGACAAGGTCAGCATGGTCACAATAGGCTAACTGACAAGAGGGTTACTGAATCTTACTTCTGGTCCCTGGGGCTTGAAGTCAATACTTGCCCCTAACTTGGTAAGCAAATCCCTCCCCAGCAGCAGGGCAGGGCATTCTGGTATGACCAGAAAGGAGTGCTGtacttttcccctccccaggtcCATTGTCCTTTTAGTTGTCCATGACCTATGCTGGCATCCATTTGCCCCCTGAACCAGGGATTTTTTGTTTGAGAGGGGGCCCAGCGGGTTCTGCAAGGTGGAGTAAACTGCTCCTGTATCCACCTCAAAGTCGATTGGTGTCCCCTCCACATTGAATGTTATCCTGAGTTCAGGGAGGGGGTCCGAACTCCGATGCCCCTAATCTCCTAGGGCAAGGAtttcctcagtcttctttttgttcttcttagGGCAATCCCTGACCCAGTGTCCTTCTTTACAGTAGGCACACTGGTTAGGTCCTAATTTTGGTTTTTGATTTGGGCCTGAGGTACTATGCTTTCCTTTTCTATCTTGTTTCCCTACTACGGTAGCCAAAATCTTtgttaactctttatttctccatttatcttgcttattttcctgctcctcacattctttttctaatctttgctccttttcctctgctgtCTCTCTTTTATAGAACACTTTCTCAGCTTCCTTGACTAAATCTCTCAGAGCCATGTCCTGTAACCCATCCATCCTCTGGAGTTTCCTCCGAATATCAGTAGCCGACTGTCCTATAAAAGCCATAGCCAGTGCCCCTTTCTGTTCTTCAGACTCAGGGTCGAAAGGGGTATACCTCCTATAGGCTTCCATTAGTCTCTCTAGGAATCTGGATGGGGATTCCTCTGGTCCTTGAATTAATGCTCTTACCTTAGCCAAATTAGTGGGGCATCTCGCTGCCGCTCGGAGACCCATCATCAGAGTCTGGTGATAGAGTAAGGGTTGCCGCCTACCTTCAGGTGCATTAGGGTCCCAGTCAGGCCGCCTCAGGGGAAAATTCTCATTTATAAGGTTGGGGAGTTGAGTAGGACGACCATCAGGTCCAGGAACCAATTTCCTAGCCTAGAGGAGAATTTGTTCTCTTTCTTCGGAGGTGAAGAGGATACCTAAGAGCTGCTGGCAGTCATCCCAAGTGGGCTGATGGGAAAACATAAGAGACTCAAGAAGGTCAGTAAGTTTGACAGAGTCCTCTGAAAAAGGTGgattattgtttttccaattatataggtctgaggaggagaagggccaATACTGAAGTGCCAGCATGTCTCTCCCTTGACCGTCAGGGACAGGGGGTCCTAAAGGCCGAAGGGGCAGGGTGACGGCCACGTCATCCGAGGTTTGTGCTCTCCGGCTCCGGGTACCTTGGGCTGGACCCTCTCCTGATGGTCCCCGTTCATTCTGATGTGGGGCCTCAGGCTGggaaccagcagcatcagcagggACATTCCTGGGATAGGGAGGCGGGAGTCCcaaatcaaaaagaataaggtcagtttgagattcagggagaacagaggagggaaggggaggatacAGGGATGAAGTAGGCGTCGTTGGCTCCGGAGGTTTGAGTGAAAGCATAGAGCAGAGGTCTGGGTGAGTTGGAGCAGGTCTGGGAGGGCCTGGAGTGGTGGAGAGGGTTGTTGGGAGGGAGGgtgcaggaggaggaaggaaaggctgGATCCAAGGAGGAGGATTGTCGGTCAGGTCTTCCCAAACCCAAATATAAGGCTGTTGATCCGGACGGCCATGAGGTCCTGGACTGAAGATGACTGCTTTAACCGCCTTTATGGTGTCTTTGTGGAAGGTTCCAGTGGTCGGCCAACCCACTCCTAAGGTGGGCCACTCGGAGGTACAGAAAGTTTGCCACTTGCGCTTCTTAACAAGAAGAGACAGATTATGAGCTCGGGCATTAACCTCAGACCAATGAGACAGAGTCAAGGACAGTGGGGTGGAAGCTCCTTGtcccattttaatttcaaagagataaaaagacagaaagaaggcaACAAATAAGACactgacaaaaacaaacagacaaagccGGCTGCGCCGCGAAcggcaaaataaaactaaaaataaatctaacgGTCCGGACCTACGAGCTCGGTTGGAAACTGGCAACAAATCTACAGATTCTGTCTGAGATAGCAGATGGACTTCCAAGCGTCCTTGGTCGTCCTCACACTCCAGGGCGTCCCCCGGAGTCGTGGCCTGCGACCCCCTAACACGTCTGTCTGTCGCATCCAGGAGGGAATCACGTCCCTGCCTGACAGCCACCGCCAGTTTCACTTACCAAGCATCAGGCGTGTGTCTCGTAATCTGCGAGGAAGCGGGATCTCGGTGGGACCTCCAAATGTTGACCGAGGATGCACCAACAGAATTTTAGACTCagggtaaaacaaaaaaaagtttattacactcgcgagcgggcccAAGGCAAGGAAATGGCCAAGAGCCCCGAGCCACTTCAGCAggccagttttatacctattttcaTGGAGGGGAGTTGTAACAGTTCTCAGGGTGATTGATGTGACATAACCTATTCCCGGTCCTTGAGGTAAGGAAggtgttagactcccaggatgactaggaatagatgagtccttgagataggaaAGTCATAAAACTCCCAGGATAATTAGTGCAACCCAATCctggaggatagatagggactttTCCAGCTGgaggctttcaactgtatgactggttactaaggcacgtctgactaaaatttaatttgggggagccaagtGCTAAACGCAAAATTcacttctgtatgaaccgcttgcttgctacatTATAAAAACCCCTAAattgtaggcgctcggtgtgactgccgcctgagctcacccctgcgcaggttttgctttttctttgccataaaactttgtttaaactctctaaacgtctccagtgtctattttacccggcgagtgcaacaattGATTGCCTCAGATGCTTGCAGCCTTGCCTTTCCGATAAGCCCCTAATCAAACACCGGATGCCTGCGGCTTCTTCAAGGAGCCTGGGCAAACATCTAGGGGCCGGGTGGGCCAGTTATTGTTTTACAAGCCAAGATGAGTTAAGCAAAAATCAGACGAAAAAGATCAGACGGAATCCACTGTTACACAGATGAAATCCACTGTTAcaatgcccatcccaagcaagaagggcaaccaataccattacctgggtgacagccttccacgtaggcagtgccatctttaacaaagtgagcttaatatattttatctgcccaacactgaacCATCAGTTTATGTGcaggttttcttaaaaatataaaaacttttaaaaagtacagtaTTCAACACAAGGCTGCAAGGAGTACTTGGATTGCTCAAATTGTCCAGGACAATGTGAGTGTGCGCTCTTATGGCCGATCTTGAACCATTGGTTCTGGACTTTGAACTATGTTAGAATCAGTCTTTAGTTCaaatatctgtgaaatggagataatcatCCCTATCTCATTCGGCAAATGGGAGCAATAGATAAGGTGAAGCATGTGAGGGTCTTAAAATAGGAATCATTACCAGGTCTGGATTCTCATTTAAtgctgtgggcagtgccattgtctaatttttattatttttctttttttctttttcattgaatcCAGataagggaagaggagagagtgagacagaagcatcaatctgttcctgtatgtgctccagccaaggattgaaccagccacctctgcatctcagcacgatgctccaaccaaccgagccgtCCAGCCAGGGGGTATGCTACTCTGTTTTACACATATTTGTATCAACATCACAGTGGACCTCTctaggaaaaaatcccacaactaTGTTTTTGCTGCCACCTCCTGTGCATCTTGAAAATAACAGCTAGGTAAAAGTCACCAGAAAGTGATTTCCTCTGCTGCTATCTGGGTGCATGTAACCAAAAAACCGTCAACCTACTTCTGCACCACCAATgtgtcttttccccttttttcactttgaatttctttgcaTGCTTCTGCTTTAGGCATGGCATGGGGTGGAAATGGTGAGAGGGGGGGACAGCACGGGGTGGGGTTGGCGTGGGGCCAGGTGTGGGGATGGTGTGGTGCAGTGATGGATGGGGGCGGGGACTATGAGGGAGCGGTGGGTGGGGCAGCAAGGCTTGCAGACGGCCTGAGGCGCAGAAGGCGTGGGGCAGGGTTTACAGCCTGGGGCTGTGGATGCAAACAGGGTGGGACAAGTGGGGCCAGTGTGGGGCCTAGCTGTGAGGGGCGGAGACTGCGAGAAGTGGGGCGGCTGGGGCCAAGCTGCACAGGGCAGGGTGGATGGCGATGAGATAAAAAGACAGGCAGGGTTCCCGCGGTGCAGGGGTGATGGCGTTGTTCGGGGTGGCGCGGGGCAGGGCTAGTGAGGCACGCCAACAGCGCGGGGCGGGGATGGCGCGGGGCTCCAAGGAGCCGGGCGTGGACTGAGAGGGCAGGATACTTCCTTGTGGTTGGGTCATTACCTGGAAAAGAGCTCCAGCCTCTAGACAGGAGCTCCTGTCGGGAGAGCGGATAACTCCCTGGAGAAGATCTCCCTCCTTGGATTAGGTGACCTTCCGAGTGAGGGGCCCTCCCTCTATAGAGTGGCTCTGATTCCATGGAGGGGCGGCATGTCCCTGGAGATATTTAGTAAGGGGAGGGAGCCTTTCCATCCCAGGTCTCCCTTGTCAACTTAAGCAACGTCCAGACCTgtagaatatttatgagtttattgtagccaaactgttgacaattgcagGTAATCAAAGTCTCAGCGACTGAAAAAATGATCTGGCAAATGGCATTTTGACCAGTGTtttgtacatcagaatcaaagttgAAGACatgagggttacatgaaattgattggtgatagattagggaggacGAGAACGCGAACGCAAACTGGGGAATTCTGTGGGActgatttaaagtaaaaatgtatatactatatatactgaaatttcttttacatggACAGGAATAAAATAGCTAACAAGGACtgtgataataacaacaatgtgGGTGGCTGGCTTCTGCTCTGCTGATGTGCTTGCTCTGAGGACTGCAGGAAAAAATTACCCTTACATTTTAAAGGTGTGCTATCATTAAATAGGATagacagtgttgggcagataaaatgtattatgctcactttgttaaagatggaggccgtcgcccaggtgatattaatgtgtgttgagaattcttgtagcctggggcttggttttgggattaagcctttcccaccctttttgatgtggggtggtacaatccaatcatgcctcagagaagtgactttgtattagagacttccctactttgtatattggattagaggttgtgaagctacagtataaagtgggggcggaatgagagtttgccctcttggttcctgagattaatattagaagagagagcagaggagagcagagaacggccacttggaggaggccaggagaagcagccaagatggtggagtgctgagtgagatgccagtttgtgtagagtttgtatttgggataaggaaggagatggggaacagaggtgaataagtctggtgagctagaaacctttgattctaggaaactcagataagtcagtggctttgtgagcactgaatgtgactgggttttggagcccagtgtgaatttttacttgcctgccaggtgcaagctagaattaaagactatggcccatcagtttttggctctgctgtttctttaccgactgtccgaatccaatgcgaacctgcatgggccgggctgctgtgatagtagttctggccctgcctcctggctttacagacaggCATCAGTGCAGGAAAAGTGAAGAGGAAACATGGGGTTTTATCTCACCCACTGAAGGAGGGAGTCAGCGATCACTGGGTTACCCTGCAGCCGGGAGGTTGGTCcataattgttgggcagataaaatgtattatgctcactttgtaaaagataacattgcccacgtggaggccattgcccaggtgatattaatgtgtgttgggggcaggcaagatcgttgtagcctggggcttggttttgggattaagcctttcccaccctttttgatgtggggcggtacaatcc encodes:
- the LOC136318368 gene encoding LOW QUALITY PROTEIN: uncharacterized protein (The sequence of the model RefSeq protein was modified relative to this genomic sequence to represent the inferred CDS: substituted 5 bases at 5 genomic stop codons), coding for MPLTPTCWDHGRSRRRLKRPLGLPPSSRGCASSALRLPITCHRPAAFSSGPPVPDGQGRDMLALQYWPFSSSDLYNWKNNNPPFSEDSVKLTDLLESLMFSHQPTWDDCQQLLGILFTSEEREQILLXARKLVPGPDGRPTQLPNLINENFPLRRPDWDPNAPEGRRQPLLYHQTLMMGLRAAARCPTNLAKVRALIQGPEESPSRFLERLMEAYRRYTPFDPESEEQKGALAMAFIGQSATDIRRKLQRMDGLQDMALRDLVKEAEKVFYKRETAEEKEQRLEKECEEQENKQDKWRNKELTKILATVVGKQDRKGKHSTSGPNQKPKLGPNQCAYCKEGHWVRDCPKKNKKKTEEILALGDXGHRSSDPLPELRITFNVEGTPIDFEVDTGAVYSTLQNPLGPLSNKKSLVQGANGCQHRSWTTKRTMDLGRGKVQHSFLVIPECPALLLGRDLLTKLGASIDFKPQGPEVRFSNPLVSXPIVTMLTLSAEDEYKLYETPAPGPHSTEDRWLQSFPEAWAEMAGPGLAVQRPLVVVYLKPSATPVRVKQYYMSRKAXEGIRPHLKRLLGQGILRPCQSEWNTPLLPVKKPGTGDYRPVQDLREVNSRVMDIHPTVPNPYNLLSTLSPDRKWYTVLDLKDAFFCLRLHEDCQPLFAFXWTDPENGLSGQLTWTRLPQGFKNSPTIFDEALHQDLSAYRASTPEVTLLQYVDNLLLAAATREQCKQGTEILLAELAKLGYRASAKKAQICQPEVTFLGYSLRDGKRWLTEARKKTVTQIPPPKNRKGLREFLGTAGFCRLWIPGFAVLAAPLYPLLKDGTEYTWGDEQQKAFDQIKRAQLSAPALALPNIEKPFTLYVDEKEGIAKGVLTQSLGPWKRPVAYLSKRLDTVAKGWPGCLRVIAVVALLVKDADKLTLGQKLTVVAPHALESIIRQPPDRWLTNSRITHYQSLLLDKDRITFGSPTVLNPATLLPREEGGTVHHQCRDILAEEAGIQKDLRDTPLPQSDLIWYTDGSSFLYEGERRAGDAVVDKKKIIWSERLAPGTSAQKAELIALTKALELASGKRATVYTDSRYAFATAHVHGAIYKERGLLTSAGKDIKHKQEILALLDAIMLPRELAIVHCPGHQKGQDPVAKDNRRADEEARAVAMRTASNILTIKAEPSPTLTHLEEPEDVQKFLQMAHHLTHLGTDKLVQLLQDDKTLTTPEKRQIAKEIVKACKACQMVNAYPTKGTSGTRLRGTRPGQYWEVDFTEVKPAKYGLRYLLVFVDTFSGWVEAFPTKHEMAAVVIKKIMKEIFPRFGLPKVIGSDNGPAFVAQLSDLYQPAGDGTPHHYQVRDFIYVRRHQHRTLEPRWKGPYQVLLITPTAVKVDGITAWIHISHLKPAPAPDDQWTVDKTDNPLKLRVRRRNKSPPTDPADMAGDIGDQ